In one window of Oncorhynchus gorbuscha isolate QuinsamMale2020 ecotype Even-year linkage group LG23, OgorEven_v1.0, whole genome shotgun sequence DNA:
- the LOC124010543 gene encoding cytochrome b-245 heavy chain-like, giving the protein MGNWIINHGLSSFILVVWMAINIFLFLWFYFFYDLGDQFFYTRHILGSALAWARAPAAVLNFNCLLILLPVCRNLLSLIRGSFMCCGRTMRKQLDKNISFHKLVAYMIGLMTAVHTIAHFLNVEWYYNSRLGKYDDLSMALSNLDDSGNTTFLNPIRSTTTTPTLLVFTSVAGITGVIITLSLILIITSSMEVIRRSYFEVFWFTHHLFIVFFAGLVIHGAGLIVRSQTTTNPPHNATFCKDRISDWGKIQECPVPQFAGGFPQTWMWVIGPMILYVCERLLRFIRYMQTVKYRKIVIRPSKVLELQLVKNGFKMDVGQYVFLNCPAISQLEWHPFTMTSAPEEDFFSVHIRSVGDWTQKLISIVEQLPEGAEGPKMGVDGPFGTASEDVFDYEVAMLVGAGIGVTPFASILKSIWYKFKDSNPKLRTRKIYFYWLCRETHAFEWFADLLQLLEREMEERGMGSFLTYKLYLTGWDQSHANHVMVHADADTDVVTGLKQKTNYGRPNWDKEFEQVRKENPTSVVGTFLCGPAVLATVLSKKCVKYTDVDPRKTKFYFNKENF; this is encoded by the exons ATGGGCAACTGGATAATTAACCATGGACTGTCATCCTTCATACTG GTGGTCTGGATGGCCATCAATATATTCCTGTTCCTCTGGTTCTATTTCTTCTACGACTTGGGGGATCAGTTTTTCTACACGCGCCACATTTTAGGG TCTGCATTGGCCTGGGCCAGAGCCCCTGCAGCCGTCCTCAACTTCAACTGCCTGCTGATTCTGCTGCCCGTGTGTCGTAACCTGCTGTCTCTCATTCGAGGCTCCTTCATG TGCTGTGGGCGAACTATGAGAAAACAGCTGGACAAAAATATCAGTTTCCACAAGCTGGTGGCCTACATGATTGGGCTGATGACAG CTGTTCACACCATTGCCCATTTTCTGAATGTGGAGTGGTACTATAATAGCAGGCTTGGGAAGTATGATGACCTCAGCATGGCCCTTTCCAACCTGGATGACTCAGGAAACACCACCTTCCTGAACCCAATCCGTTCTACAACCACT ACGCCGACTCTCCTGGTGTTCACCAGCGTCGCGGGGATCACAGGCGTAATCATCACGCTGTCACTCATCCTCATAATCACCTCATCCATGGAGGTCATCAGGCGCAGCTACTTCGAGGTCTTCTGGTTCACACACCACCTTTTCATCGTCTTCTTCGCTGGGCTGGTCATCCATGGAGCCGG ACTCATCGTGCGAAGTCAGACCACCACCAATCCACCACATAATGCCACCTTCTGTAAAGATCGAATAAGTGACTGGGGGAAGATTCAGGAGTGTCCCGTTCCCCAGTTTGCAGGGGGGTTCCCACAG ACCTGGATGTGGGTGATCGGTCCCATGATCCTCTATGTGTGCGAGCGCTTGCTGCGCTTCATCCGCTACATGCAGACCGTCAAATACAGAAAG ATAGTCATTCGACCATCCAAAGTGTTGGAGCTGCAGCTGGTGAAGAACGGTTTCAAGATGGACGTGGGTCAGTATGTCTTCCTCAACTGCCCAGCCATCTCCCAGCTGGAGTGGCACCCCTTCACCATGACCTCGGCACCCGAGGAGGACTTCTTCAGTGTGCACATCCGCTCCGTGGGCGACTGGACCCAGAAACTCATCAGCATTGTGGAGCAGCTTCCTGAGGGGGCTGAGGGACCCAA AATGGGTGTAGATGGACCGTTTGGTACGGCCAGTGAGGATGTGTTTGACTACGAGGTTGCCATGCTGGTTGGCGCTGGCATTGGAGTCACCCCCTTTGCCTCCATCCTCAAGTCCATCTGGTACAAATTCAAAGACTCCAACCCAAAGCTACGCACCAGAAAG ATCTACTTCTATTGGTTGTGCAGAGAGACGCATGCCTTTGAGTGGTTTGCAGATCTGCTGCAGCtgctggagagggagatggaggaaagagGCATGGGAAGCTTCCTCACCTACAAACTCTACCTCACTGGATGGGATCAGAGCCAT GCAAACCATGTGATGGTTCATGCCGATGCGGACACAGATGTGGTCACTGGTTTGAAGCAGAAAACAAACTATGGCAGGCCCAACTGGGATAAGGAGTTTGAACAAGTACGCAAAGAGAATCCGAC GTCAGTGGTGGGCACATTCTTGTGTGGCCCTGCAGTCTTAGCTACTGTCTTATCAAAGAAATGTGTCAAATACACGGATGTCGATCCCCGAAAGACCAAATTCTACTTCAACAAGGAGAACTTCTGA